In the genome of Populus trichocarpa isolate Nisqually-1 chromosome 6, P.trichocarpa_v4.1, whole genome shotgun sequence, one region contains:
- the LOC7487231 gene encoding probable serine/threonine-protein kinase PBL17 isoform X1: MKGNKSRFGLRSRLMGICFSTDNDKIPQERQRLSSKGNQEAGHDYDHSPTISNAPEVVEIKRTRSIPSIHKNVTDLRNSPGYGNVDIFTYEEMTLATKHFRPDYILGEGGFGAVYKGVLDKSVRPGYKTTYVAIKELNPDGLQGDREWLAEVNYLGQLSHQNLVKLIGYCCEDEHRLLVYEYMASGSLEKHLFRRVGCTLTWSKRMRIALDAAKGLAFLHGAERSVIYRDFKTSNILLDSDFNAKLSDFGLAKDGPMGDHTHVSTRVMGTYGYAAPEYVMTGHLTARSDVYGFGVVLLELLLGRRAMDKSRPSQEHNLVEWARPLLNHNKKVLRILDLRMEGQYSSRIAMKVANLASQCLSQNPKGRPLMNQVVELLESIQSKDEAAVLETSGRDVTLYEVPRRSPYTPEKGRNQTRSHDHREGEPSPYTPDEEGNRTKSLEHREGETPHTPSEKERNKTRSHDHREGEPRRRSKPANVGSRSEPPTESDLISAHVGMLNPMTETHLH; this comes from the exons ATGAAAGGCAATAAATCAAGATTTGGTCTAAGGTCAAGATTAATGGGGATTTGTTTCAGTACTGATAATGACAAAATCCCACAAGAACGACAGCGGTTATCTTCTAAGGGAAACCAAG AAGCAGGGCACGACTACGATCACTCTCCGACTATATCAAATGCGCCGGAGGTGGTTGAgatcaaaagaacaagaagcATCCCTTCAATTCACAAGAATGTCACAGATCTTCGTAATAGTCCTGGTTATGGTAATGTTGATATCTTTACATACGAGGAAATGACATTGGCCACTAAGCATTTCCGACCAGATTATATTCTTGGTGAGGGTGGATTCGGAGCTGTTTATAAAGGAGTCTTGGACAAGAGTGTAAGGCCTGGTTACAAGACCACATATGTTGCCATTAAGGAGCTTAATCCTGATGGGTTACAAGGTGACAGAGAATGGCTG GCAGAAGTCAACTATTTAGGTCAACTCAGTCACCAAAATCTTGTGAAGCTCATTGGGTATTGCTGTGAAGATGAACACAGGCTGTTGGTCTATGAATACATGGCAAGTGGGAGCCTGGAAAAACATCTTTTTCGCA GAGTGGGTTGTACTTTGACATGGtcaaaaagaatgaggattgcTTTAGATGCTGCAAAAGGACTTGCTTTTCTTCATGGTGCAGAAAGATCTGTCATATACCGTGATTTCAAGACATCAAATATCTTGCTGGATTCG GATTTTAATGCAAAACTTTCAGATTTTGGACTTGCAAAAGACGGGCCGATGGGAGATCATACTCATGTGTCAACACGTGTCATGGGGACATATGGATATGCTGCTCCAGAATATGTAATGACTG GGCATTTAACGGCTCGAAGTGATGTTTATGGGTTTGGGGTAGTGCTACTTGAGTTGCTTCTTGGAAGGAGAGCAATGGACAAGAGCAGGCCTAGCCAAGAACACAACCTTGTTGAGTGGGCCCGCCCTCTCTTGAACCACAACAAGAAGGTTCTGAGAATCTTAGATCTCAGAATGGAAGGGCAGTACTCATCTAGAATTGCAATGAAAGTAGCCAATTTGGCATCCCAATGCCTTAGCCAAAATCCGAAAGGGAGACCCCTCATGAATCAGGTGGTTGAATTACTTGAGAGTATCCAGTCAAAGGATGAAGCTGCCGTGTTGGAAACCAGTGGGAGAGATGTAACCCTATATGAAGTCCCAAGGCGCTCTCCATACACTCCAGAGAAAGGAAGAAATCAAACTAGAAGTCATGATCATAGAGAAGGGGAACCTTCTCCTTACACTCCGGATGAAGAAGGGAACCGGACTAAAAGTCTTGAGCATAGAGAAGGGGAAACTCCTCACACTCCttcagagaaagaaagaaacaaaactagAAGTCATGATCATAGAGAAGGGGAACCTCGAAGGAGGAGCAAACCTGCAAATGTAGGGAGCAGAAGTGAGCCCCCAACTGAGAGTGATCTGATTAGCGCTCATGTTGGAATGTTGAATCCTATGACTGAAACGCATCTACATTGA
- the LOC7487231 gene encoding probable serine/threonine-protein kinase PBL17 isoform X2 encodes MKGNKSRFGLRSRLMGICFSTDNDKIPQERQRLSSKGNQAGHDYDHSPTISNAPEVVEIKRTRSIPSIHKNVTDLRNSPGYGNVDIFTYEEMTLATKHFRPDYILGEGGFGAVYKGVLDKSVRPGYKTTYVAIKELNPDGLQGDREWLAEVNYLGQLSHQNLVKLIGYCCEDEHRLLVYEYMASGSLEKHLFRRVGCTLTWSKRMRIALDAAKGLAFLHGAERSVIYRDFKTSNILLDSDFNAKLSDFGLAKDGPMGDHTHVSTRVMGTYGYAAPEYVMTGHLTARSDVYGFGVVLLELLLGRRAMDKSRPSQEHNLVEWARPLLNHNKKVLRILDLRMEGQYSSRIAMKVANLASQCLSQNPKGRPLMNQVVELLESIQSKDEAAVLETSGRDVTLYEVPRRSPYTPEKGRNQTRSHDHREGEPSPYTPDEEGNRTKSLEHREGETPHTPSEKERNKTRSHDHREGEPRRRSKPANVGSRSEPPTESDLISAHVGMLNPMTETHLH; translated from the exons ATGAAAGGCAATAAATCAAGATTTGGTCTAAGGTCAAGATTAATGGGGATTTGTTTCAGTACTGATAATGACAAAATCCCACAAGAACGACAGCGGTTATCTTCTAAGGGAAACCAAG CAGGGCACGACTACGATCACTCTCCGACTATATCAAATGCGCCGGAGGTGGTTGAgatcaaaagaacaagaagcATCCCTTCAATTCACAAGAATGTCACAGATCTTCGTAATAGTCCTGGTTATGGTAATGTTGATATCTTTACATACGAGGAAATGACATTGGCCACTAAGCATTTCCGACCAGATTATATTCTTGGTGAGGGTGGATTCGGAGCTGTTTATAAAGGAGTCTTGGACAAGAGTGTAAGGCCTGGTTACAAGACCACATATGTTGCCATTAAGGAGCTTAATCCTGATGGGTTACAAGGTGACAGAGAATGGCTG GCAGAAGTCAACTATTTAGGTCAACTCAGTCACCAAAATCTTGTGAAGCTCATTGGGTATTGCTGTGAAGATGAACACAGGCTGTTGGTCTATGAATACATGGCAAGTGGGAGCCTGGAAAAACATCTTTTTCGCA GAGTGGGTTGTACTTTGACATGGtcaaaaagaatgaggattgcTTTAGATGCTGCAAAAGGACTTGCTTTTCTTCATGGTGCAGAAAGATCTGTCATATACCGTGATTTCAAGACATCAAATATCTTGCTGGATTCG GATTTTAATGCAAAACTTTCAGATTTTGGACTTGCAAAAGACGGGCCGATGGGAGATCATACTCATGTGTCAACACGTGTCATGGGGACATATGGATATGCTGCTCCAGAATATGTAATGACTG GGCATTTAACGGCTCGAAGTGATGTTTATGGGTTTGGGGTAGTGCTACTTGAGTTGCTTCTTGGAAGGAGAGCAATGGACAAGAGCAGGCCTAGCCAAGAACACAACCTTGTTGAGTGGGCCCGCCCTCTCTTGAACCACAACAAGAAGGTTCTGAGAATCTTAGATCTCAGAATGGAAGGGCAGTACTCATCTAGAATTGCAATGAAAGTAGCCAATTTGGCATCCCAATGCCTTAGCCAAAATCCGAAAGGGAGACCCCTCATGAATCAGGTGGTTGAATTACTTGAGAGTATCCAGTCAAAGGATGAAGCTGCCGTGTTGGAAACCAGTGGGAGAGATGTAACCCTATATGAAGTCCCAAGGCGCTCTCCATACACTCCAGAGAAAGGAAGAAATCAAACTAGAAGTCATGATCATAGAGAAGGGGAACCTTCTCCTTACACTCCGGATGAAGAAGGGAACCGGACTAAAAGTCTTGAGCATAGAGAAGGGGAAACTCCTCACACTCCttcagagaaagaaagaaacaaaactagAAGTCATGATCATAGAGAAGGGGAACCTCGAAGGAGGAGCAAACCTGCAAATGTAGGGAGCAGAAGTGAGCCCCCAACTGAGAGTGATCTGATTAGCGCTCATGTTGGAATGTTGAATCCTATGACTGAAACGCATCTACATTGA
- the LOC7487231 gene encoding probable serine/threonine-protein kinase PBL17 isoform X3 yields the protein MKGNKSRFGLRSRLMGICFSTDNDKIPQERQRLSSKGNQGHDYDHSPTISNAPEVVEIKRTRSIPSIHKNVTDLRNSPGYGNVDIFTYEEMTLATKHFRPDYILGEGGFGAVYKGVLDKSVRPGYKTTYVAIKELNPDGLQGDREWLAEVNYLGQLSHQNLVKLIGYCCEDEHRLLVYEYMASGSLEKHLFRRVGCTLTWSKRMRIALDAAKGLAFLHGAERSVIYRDFKTSNILLDSDFNAKLSDFGLAKDGPMGDHTHVSTRVMGTYGYAAPEYVMTGHLTARSDVYGFGVVLLELLLGRRAMDKSRPSQEHNLVEWARPLLNHNKKVLRILDLRMEGQYSSRIAMKVANLASQCLSQNPKGRPLMNQVVELLESIQSKDEAAVLETSGRDVTLYEVPRRSPYTPEKGRNQTRSHDHREGEPSPYTPDEEGNRTKSLEHREGETPHTPSEKERNKTRSHDHREGEPRRRSKPANVGSRSEPPTESDLISAHVGMLNPMTETHLH from the exons ATGAAAGGCAATAAATCAAGATTTGGTCTAAGGTCAAGATTAATGGGGATTTGTTTCAGTACTGATAATGACAAAATCCCACAAGAACGACAGCGGTTATCTTCTAAGGGAAACCAAG GGCACGACTACGATCACTCTCCGACTATATCAAATGCGCCGGAGGTGGTTGAgatcaaaagaacaagaagcATCCCTTCAATTCACAAGAATGTCACAGATCTTCGTAATAGTCCTGGTTATGGTAATGTTGATATCTTTACATACGAGGAAATGACATTGGCCACTAAGCATTTCCGACCAGATTATATTCTTGGTGAGGGTGGATTCGGAGCTGTTTATAAAGGAGTCTTGGACAAGAGTGTAAGGCCTGGTTACAAGACCACATATGTTGCCATTAAGGAGCTTAATCCTGATGGGTTACAAGGTGACAGAGAATGGCTG GCAGAAGTCAACTATTTAGGTCAACTCAGTCACCAAAATCTTGTGAAGCTCATTGGGTATTGCTGTGAAGATGAACACAGGCTGTTGGTCTATGAATACATGGCAAGTGGGAGCCTGGAAAAACATCTTTTTCGCA GAGTGGGTTGTACTTTGACATGGtcaaaaagaatgaggattgcTTTAGATGCTGCAAAAGGACTTGCTTTTCTTCATGGTGCAGAAAGATCTGTCATATACCGTGATTTCAAGACATCAAATATCTTGCTGGATTCG GATTTTAATGCAAAACTTTCAGATTTTGGACTTGCAAAAGACGGGCCGATGGGAGATCATACTCATGTGTCAACACGTGTCATGGGGACATATGGATATGCTGCTCCAGAATATGTAATGACTG GGCATTTAACGGCTCGAAGTGATGTTTATGGGTTTGGGGTAGTGCTACTTGAGTTGCTTCTTGGAAGGAGAGCAATGGACAAGAGCAGGCCTAGCCAAGAACACAACCTTGTTGAGTGGGCCCGCCCTCTCTTGAACCACAACAAGAAGGTTCTGAGAATCTTAGATCTCAGAATGGAAGGGCAGTACTCATCTAGAATTGCAATGAAAGTAGCCAATTTGGCATCCCAATGCCTTAGCCAAAATCCGAAAGGGAGACCCCTCATGAATCAGGTGGTTGAATTACTTGAGAGTATCCAGTCAAAGGATGAAGCTGCCGTGTTGGAAACCAGTGGGAGAGATGTAACCCTATATGAAGTCCCAAGGCGCTCTCCATACACTCCAGAGAAAGGAAGAAATCAAACTAGAAGTCATGATCATAGAGAAGGGGAACCTTCTCCTTACACTCCGGATGAAGAAGGGAACCGGACTAAAAGTCTTGAGCATAGAGAAGGGGAAACTCCTCACACTCCttcagagaaagaaagaaacaaaactagAAGTCATGATCATAGAGAAGGGGAACCTCGAAGGAGGAGCAAACCTGCAAATGTAGGGAGCAGAAGTGAGCCCCCAACTGAGAGTGATCTGATTAGCGCTCATGTTGGAATGTTGAATCCTATGACTGAAACGCATCTACATTGA
- the LOC7485523 gene encoding prefoldin subunit 1, whose translation MADEANRTAFLELQGRMIETTSKFKQVQNQIRTKEGEKKRAFLTLEELRQVPDDTNTYKSIGRTFVLEPKSVLMSEQEQKLKDSETAISSLQTSKEYLEKHMSEVENNLRELLQQDPALARQIMSMSVM comes from the exons ATGGCAGACGAAGCCAACAGAACT GCTTTCTTAGAGCTTCAAGGTCGCATGATTGAGACCACTTCTAAATTCAAGCAG GTCCAGAACCAGATACGAACCAAGGAGGGAGAAAAGAAGCGTGCTTTCTTAACCTTGGAAGAGCTGCGGCAAGTTCCTGATGATACAAATACATACAAATCTATAG GGAGAAC GTTTGTTTTGGAGCCAAAGTCAGTATTGATGAGTGAGCAGGAGCAGAAACTCAAGGATAGCGAGACTGCAATATCCTCACTACAG ACATCAAAGGAATACTTGGAAAAGCATATGTCAGAGGTTGAGAACAACCTGAGGGAACTTTTGCAGCAAGATCCAGCTCTTGCTCGTCAGATAATGTCCATGAGTGTAATGTAA
- the LOC7487232 gene encoding uncharacterized protein LOC7487232: protein MLSSKNPKSESGKQQLLSKILRASVSEKLKDLLGDIPELNEEEDNNDVIQDLSEYVTLLISNGKTQNQAKIQLEPFLGDANTALFVSWLWEFLSKNYMNPNASSDVENATGDGNATGKKQASKSSLIKPSDDSKQLSEGVKCPDDDDLSSESLEEGELPRTDHESIKEFEESEIGYGESLKCTSSRVEACSGDLGVGGEESTPHKKVYTRSLRCKKLDVANVAGRRLFTRAAADAILHQRARVHGTVWDRLGKLPEGGNCANADMKGVEKIKEEVFKCYGESTERNHSTRSLHGRKFCGRLSENFDIKTGASKDGHKRQFSDINYHQSGVSDSMDGEEAFIKKARRLLPEEDNGVLGENSVSSGAETPKSQKMGNASSSNASTSSKLKKMPKERLSGEILESPVTAVSCSTPVTEKPSCKDNSNATANLKPVHNQLMDMKLRLEHLETEIVKLQSKNVEKKEQSSSKSGSIYHLEGDESRTVVVKNVHIAATREALISYFAKCGAVDRVIKLTDTVGIKQKAYAYVTFTSKHSADKALALSGESFFSQIIWVRRTGKLLEKSRCTPHIGRGDCSTTTAPIYSGSSSRRPTKYTL, encoded by the exons ATGTTGAGCagcaaaaacccaaaatcagaATCCGGAAAGCAGCAGCTGCTCTCTAAAATACTGAGAGCTTCGGTTTCGGAAAAGCTTAAGGACTTACTTGGAGACATCCCAGAactaaatgaagaagaagataataatgaTGTCATCCAAGACCTATCT GAGTATGTAACTCTGCTTATTTCTAATGGGAAGACACAAAATCAGGCAAAAATCCAGTTGGAGCCATTTCTTGGTGATGCCAATACTGCCCTTTTTGTTTCTTG GCTCTGGGAATTTCTTTCCAAAAATTATATGAATCCGAATGCATCATCAGATGTTGAAAATGCCACTGGTGATGGTAATGCTACTGGCAAGAAGcag GCAAGCAAGAGTAGTCTTATAAAGCCTTCAGATGATTCTAAGCAACTTTCCGAAGGTGTCAAGTGCCCGGATGACGACGACTTATCTTCGGAGTCTTTGGAGGAGGGAGAGCTGCCAAGAACTGACCATGAATCTATCAAAGAGTTTGAAGAGTCGGAAATTGGTTATGGGGAGTCCTTAAAGTGCACATCTTCTAGAGTGGAGGCATGTAGTGGAGATTTGGGTGTTGGTGGTGAAGAAAGCACCCCGCACAAGAAGGTTTATACAA gAAGCCTTCGGTGTAAGAAACTTGATGTGGCTAATGTTGCTGGGAGGAGGCTTTTCACTAGGGCAGCAGCTGATGCAATACTTCATCAGCGTGCAAGGGTGCATGGTACCGTGTGGGACAGACTGGGAAAGCTACCTGAAGGTGGAAATTGTGCAAATGCTGACATGAAAGGCgttgaaaagatcaaagaggaAGTATTTAAATGTTATGGAGAAAGTACCGAACGAAATCATTCAACACGTTCTCTTCATGGTCGTAAATTCTGTGGAAGATTGTCAGAAAATTTTGACATCAAGACTGGAGCGAGTAAAGATGGTCACAAGAGACAATTCAGTGATATAAATTATCATCAATCTGGTGTTTCCGATTCTATGGATGGGGAAGAAGCATTTATTAAAAAGGCGAGAAGATTGTTGCCTGAAGAAGATAATGGTGTGCTGGGTGAGAATAGTGTTTCTTCAGGAGCTGAAACACCGAAAAGCCAAAAAATGGGTAATGCATCTAGCTCTAATGCTTCGACTAGTTCAAAGTTAAAGAAAATGCCCAAAGAAAGATTGAGTGGGGAGATTTTGGAGTCTCCTGTGACTGCAGTTTCATGTAGTACTCCTGTGACTGAGAAACCTTCTTGTAAGGACAATAGCAATGCAACTGCCAATCTCAAGCCCGTGCACAAT CAACTGATGGATATGAAACTAAGACTGGAGCATCTTGAAACGGAAATTGTTAAGCTCCAATCGAAGAACgtagagaaaaaagaacaaagttcATCTAAATCTG GTTCCATTTATCATCTCGAGGGGGATGAATCAAGAACTGTAGTCgtgaaaaat GTGCATATTGCAGCAACTAGAGAAGCCCTAATATCCTACTTTGCTAAGTGTGGAGCTGTCGATAGAGTTATTAAACTGACTGACACAGTTGGCATTAAACAAAAAGC GTATGCCTATGTTACTTTTACCAGCAAGCACTCGGCAGACAAAGCACTGGCATTGAGTGGGGAATCTTTCTTTTCCCAGATCATATGG GTCAGAAGGACAGGGAAGCTATTAGAGAAGTCCAGATGCACCCCTCATATTGGAAGGGGAGACTGTTCCACCACTACTGCTCCCATCTACagtggcagcagcagcagaaggcCTACAAAGTATACGCTTTAG
- the LOC7485524 gene encoding YTH domain-containing protein ECT3 isoform X1 codes for MDDHPSSPDYLSPPPGESLTNRDNSLMEQPLSPKDERIVSVNPSPEAAVIKRPQLSATVAPDLTIVPPPPPPPQLNVYDYSSHDQAMAAYAGYGNNTGIWDGYSQHLNAADGMHLSPIIYNDNQSLMYHSGYGFNPDMGHGQYSPMATPLTPIMLDGQLYSPQQIPFSPVYHPDVPSPGPLGSSEQISFESNSGNSFFGPGSGYLVHYGSFGGGNMSGAPGSDSLTSPSAYPQPMGILGPYEHQVAQGSQQRSLHGYGYGYGYTSSSPVGHYQHGGSFQSSSFAGGSISYAGANDRTRVGLDKGRRRDRDQGSIYSSNDPFGFDRNRGPRASKLKGKNATEQLSSSGNGKGNSASSGIQLDLYNQLDFVTDYKDAKFFIIKSFSEDNVHKSIKYSVWASTPHGNKKIDAAYREAKEKEGNCPVFLLFSVNASGQFCGVAEMVGPVDFEKDAEYWQQDRWNGQFPVQWHIVKDVPNSRFRHILLENNDNKPATHSRDSQEVKLEQGIEMLKIFKDHDAPTSILDDFDFYDQCERALKERKAKQQPSLKVGGAGLLTDDTINQMSDFLAQSLKLDDVNKEPAAREEVASLGPGMEVLPANNCNTAVELANNSNIVVSKAEDSNNHNLSPALKSKEGSGEYQD; via the exons ATGGACGACCACCCATCCTCTCCGGATTATCTTTCCCCTCCCCCTG GAGAATCACTCACTAATCGCGATAATTCTTTGATGGAGCAg CCACTTTCGCCCAAAGATGAAAGGATTGTTTCGGTGAATCCTTCCCCGGAAGCAGCCGTCATAAAACGCCCACAATTATCTGCTACTGTTGCTCCAGATCTTACCATTGTtccaccacctcctccaccaccgCAACTCAATGTTTATGATTATTCCTCACATGACCAAGCAATGGCAGCTTATGCTG GTTATGGCAATAACACTGGTATTTGGGATGGGTATTCTCAACATCTTAATGCGGCTGATGGAATGCATTTATCTCCG ATTATATACAATGATAATCAATCTCTTATGTATCATTCCGGATATGGCTTTAATCCTGATATGGGACACGGGCAATATTCTCCTATGGCTACGCCTCTAACTCCTATAATGCTAGACGGCCAGTTATACTCTCCACAACAGATCCCATTCTCCCCAGTTTACCATCCAGATGTGCCCTCACCAGGTCCTCTAGGCTCATCTGAGCAAATCTCATTTGAAAGCAATAGTGGCAACTCCTTTTTTGGACCAGGATCAGGTTACCTGGTACATTATGGATCATTTGGTGGGGGAAACATGTCCGGGGCTCCTGGCTCTGATTCCTTAACATCTCCATCTGCTTATCCTCAACCAATGGGCATACTCGGGCCATATGAGCACCAAGTTGCACAG GGTTCTCAGCAAAGATCGTTGCATGGATATGGATATGGATATGGATACACATCATCTTCCCCTGTTGGACATTACCAGCATGGTGGCTCTTTTCAGAGCTCTAGTTTTGCCGGTGGTTCAATTTCTTATGCAGGGGCTAATGACCGGACACGAGTTGGACTTGATAAAGGCAGGAGGAGAGACAGAGACCAGGGCTCCATTTATTCTTCTAATGATCCATTTGGTTTTGACCGTAATCGAGGACCAAGGGCTTCAAAGCTTAAGGGAAAGAATGCCACTGAACAGCTTTCCTCCTCTGGTAATGGCAAAGGCAATTCAGCTAGCTCTGGGATTCAGCTTGATTTATATAACCAGCTAGATTTTGTCACTGATTACAAGGATGCCAAGTTCTTTATAATCAAGTCTTTCAGTGAAGATAATGTTCATAAAAGTATTAAATATAGTGTTTGGGCAAGCACTCCACACgggaacaaaaaaattgatgctGCTTATCGTGAAGCAAAGGAGAAAGAAGGAAACTGTCcagtctttcttttgttttcg GTCAATGCTAGTGGACAGTTTTGTGGAGTAGCGGAAATGGTTGGACCCGTAGACTTTGAGAAGGATGCTGAATATTGGCAGCAAGATAGATGGAATGGCCAGTTTCCAGTCCAGTGGCATATCGTTAAAGATGTTCCCAATAGTCGTTTCCGGCACATACTACTtgaaaacaatgataataagCCTGCTACTCATAGTCGAGATTCTCAAGAG GTGAAACTAGAACAGGGTATTGAGATGTTGAAAATCTTCAAGGATCATGATGCACCTACATCTATCCTGGATGATTTTGACTTTTATGATCAATGTGAGAGAGCTTTGAAGGAAAGGAAGGCCAAACAGCAACCTAGTTTGAAAGTAGGTGGTGCAGGTTTGCTCACTGATGATACCATAAATCAAATGTCTGATTTTCTTGCGCAATCTCTCAAGTTGGATGATGTTAATAAAGAACCAGCAGCCAGAGAAGAGGTTGCTAGCTTAGGACCTGGTATGGAGGTCTTACCGGCTAATAATTGCAATACTGCCGTGGAACTTGCTAACAATTCCAACATCGTGGTTTCAAAAGCTGAAGATTCCAACAACCATAACTTGTCTCCTGCCTTGAAGTCAAAAGAGGGTAGCGGCGAGTACCAGGATTAA
- the LOC7485524 gene encoding YTH domain-containing protein ECT3 isoform X2 codes for MEQPLSPKDERIVSVNPSPEAAVIKRPQLSATVAPDLTIVPPPPPPPQLNVYDYSSHDQAMAAYAGYGNNTGIWDGYSQHLNAADGMHLSPIIYNDNQSLMYHSGYGFNPDMGHGQYSPMATPLTPIMLDGQLYSPQQIPFSPVYHPDVPSPGPLGSSEQISFESNSGNSFFGPGSGYLVHYGSFGGGNMSGAPGSDSLTSPSAYPQPMGILGPYEHQVAQGSQQRSLHGYGYGYGYTSSSPVGHYQHGGSFQSSSFAGGSISYAGANDRTRVGLDKGRRRDRDQGSIYSSNDPFGFDRNRGPRASKLKGKNATEQLSSSGNGKGNSASSGIQLDLYNQLDFVTDYKDAKFFIIKSFSEDNVHKSIKYSVWASTPHGNKKIDAAYREAKEKEGNCPVFLLFSVNASGQFCGVAEMVGPVDFEKDAEYWQQDRWNGQFPVQWHIVKDVPNSRFRHILLENNDNKPATHSRDSQEVKLEQGIEMLKIFKDHDAPTSILDDFDFYDQCERALKERKAKQQPSLKVGGAGLLTDDTINQMSDFLAQSLKLDDVNKEPAAREEVASLGPGMEVLPANNCNTAVELANNSNIVVSKAEDSNNHNLSPALKSKEGSGEYQD; via the exons ATGGAGCAg CCACTTTCGCCCAAAGATGAAAGGATTGTTTCGGTGAATCCTTCCCCGGAAGCAGCCGTCATAAAACGCCCACAATTATCTGCTACTGTTGCTCCAGATCTTACCATTGTtccaccacctcctccaccaccgCAACTCAATGTTTATGATTATTCCTCACATGACCAAGCAATGGCAGCTTATGCTG GTTATGGCAATAACACTGGTATTTGGGATGGGTATTCTCAACATCTTAATGCGGCTGATGGAATGCATTTATCTCCG ATTATATACAATGATAATCAATCTCTTATGTATCATTCCGGATATGGCTTTAATCCTGATATGGGACACGGGCAATATTCTCCTATGGCTACGCCTCTAACTCCTATAATGCTAGACGGCCAGTTATACTCTCCACAACAGATCCCATTCTCCCCAGTTTACCATCCAGATGTGCCCTCACCAGGTCCTCTAGGCTCATCTGAGCAAATCTCATTTGAAAGCAATAGTGGCAACTCCTTTTTTGGACCAGGATCAGGTTACCTGGTACATTATGGATCATTTGGTGGGGGAAACATGTCCGGGGCTCCTGGCTCTGATTCCTTAACATCTCCATCTGCTTATCCTCAACCAATGGGCATACTCGGGCCATATGAGCACCAAGTTGCACAG GGTTCTCAGCAAAGATCGTTGCATGGATATGGATATGGATATGGATACACATCATCTTCCCCTGTTGGACATTACCAGCATGGTGGCTCTTTTCAGAGCTCTAGTTTTGCCGGTGGTTCAATTTCTTATGCAGGGGCTAATGACCGGACACGAGTTGGACTTGATAAAGGCAGGAGGAGAGACAGAGACCAGGGCTCCATTTATTCTTCTAATGATCCATTTGGTTTTGACCGTAATCGAGGACCAAGGGCTTCAAAGCTTAAGGGAAAGAATGCCACTGAACAGCTTTCCTCCTCTGGTAATGGCAAAGGCAATTCAGCTAGCTCTGGGATTCAGCTTGATTTATATAACCAGCTAGATTTTGTCACTGATTACAAGGATGCCAAGTTCTTTATAATCAAGTCTTTCAGTGAAGATAATGTTCATAAAAGTATTAAATATAGTGTTTGGGCAAGCACTCCACACgggaacaaaaaaattgatgctGCTTATCGTGAAGCAAAGGAGAAAGAAGGAAACTGTCcagtctttcttttgttttcg GTCAATGCTAGTGGACAGTTTTGTGGAGTAGCGGAAATGGTTGGACCCGTAGACTTTGAGAAGGATGCTGAATATTGGCAGCAAGATAGATGGAATGGCCAGTTTCCAGTCCAGTGGCATATCGTTAAAGATGTTCCCAATAGTCGTTTCCGGCACATACTACTtgaaaacaatgataataagCCTGCTACTCATAGTCGAGATTCTCAAGAG GTGAAACTAGAACAGGGTATTGAGATGTTGAAAATCTTCAAGGATCATGATGCACCTACATCTATCCTGGATGATTTTGACTTTTATGATCAATGTGAGAGAGCTTTGAAGGAAAGGAAGGCCAAACAGCAACCTAGTTTGAAAGTAGGTGGTGCAGGTTTGCTCACTGATGATACCATAAATCAAATGTCTGATTTTCTTGCGCAATCTCTCAAGTTGGATGATGTTAATAAAGAACCAGCAGCCAGAGAAGAGGTTGCTAGCTTAGGACCTGGTATGGAGGTCTTACCGGCTAATAATTGCAATACTGCCGTGGAACTTGCTAACAATTCCAACATCGTGGTTTCAAAAGCTGAAGATTCCAACAACCATAACTTGTCTCCTGCCTTGAAGTCAAAAGAGGGTAGCGGCGAGTACCAGGATTAA